The following coding sequences are from one Mesorhizobium onobrychidis window:
- a CDS encoding SGNH/GDSL hydrolase family protein, producing MARPATAAVRLLTGEREPVRLATTANILLRGLQAIDGVPCEVGDRVLVKDQADQRQNGIYTVSEGEWFRAADARTARTLQKGTTVHTQVGSVNAGRVFEFSADEPVVGSDAIAIAPFVPPDIAEVVEDVESLRDATQVLKEATEASAGQAAASAASSVANAGQTAADVVTTAANLANAQAARDASLYGKGIFPTTAAAIGFGVVGSGAITAGAGGANGTFDLAFTGGAGSGAAGRFVVAGGALTQILITAPGSYTAAPTFSFAASAGLAGASASAVLGRNVDVGQYFWTEVSTGVLGLYNVTAGPVATDTGIRAATSALLSSIDTIAMLEGLSVPTAKLTEAAGSVSPSVYRSYSFVAGDTIEHVVVARAAERGSLQLIHAAAGAAYTANFDLEQGVVASSSGANIVSASITDLGSGWYECKAVVLVAANVTNNVQARMSASGALPYAADGVSGMYIRSIVLRKQGLTANLFPSSHPANAAFTKQSVTVTSTTSPNEPGLVSLPPIVDDLDVLVRGRMTASKVVEPAVSGSPSIYQAKSVVLGDLIVWEVIAKRAERKRLNLFSNSGASIDCTFDLELGTVAQGGAAVTASSCLALGNGWYKCRVEATASASASSNWQHRIFKDTGAHPYVGDGVSGLYIQRSSFSLNGGANIFGSAENLSSAGWTKSAGLTVVADAALYLGLLADPTAIGGDSYDDGSAALVGKKWAALGSSITIGAYYAPLLAGQTGMVLTNLGVSGSALGLSTTAYPSYGMSNRIIDIPVDTELVTLEPGPNAFGAQEAPLGAFGDTTYATHYGSLWAACIAIRAQAPNAKIVMIGTYSGGPGHATHRIGRVNGQGNTMDQFFEAERYVAHALGIPFIDISQSGMGYLTSTLYMSDELHPNAAGSLRHATYDAECLREMARRGLFGA from the coding sequence ATGGCTCGACCTGCAACTGCCGCCGTTCGACTTCTGACCGGCGAACGCGAACCCGTGCGCCTGGCGACCACGGCCAATATCCTCCTTCGTGGCCTGCAGGCCATCGACGGCGTGCCGTGCGAGGTTGGCGACCGCGTGCTGGTCAAGGACCAGGCCGACCAAAGGCAGAACGGCATCTACACGGTGAGCGAGGGCGAATGGTTTCGCGCCGCCGACGCCCGCACCGCCCGCACCTTGCAGAAGGGAACGACGGTTCACACCCAGGTCGGGTCGGTCAATGCCGGTCGGGTGTTTGAATTCAGCGCTGACGAGCCGGTGGTGGGCAGCGATGCCATCGCCATTGCCCCGTTCGTGCCGCCCGACATTGCGGAGGTGGTCGAGGATGTCGAATCGCTGCGCGACGCAACGCAGGTGCTGAAGGAAGCCACTGAGGCCAGTGCCGGCCAGGCAGCCGCCAGCGCTGCCAGCTCTGTCGCCAATGCTGGACAAACCGCCGCCGATGTCGTCACCACCGCGGCCAACCTGGCCAACGCGCAGGCGGCACGCGACGCGTCGCTGTATGGCAAGGGCATTTTCCCGACGACGGCGGCGGCGATCGGCTTTGGTGTCGTTGGTAGCGGTGCGATCACGGCGGGGGCCGGTGGCGCCAACGGCACGTTCGATTTGGCGTTTACCGGCGGCGCCGGTTCGGGCGCGGCCGGTCGCTTCGTTGTCGCGGGCGGCGCGCTGACGCAGATCCTGATCACGGCGCCCGGCTCCTACACGGCGGCGCCGACATTCAGCTTTGCGGCGTCTGCTGGGCTTGCCGGGGCCAGCGCTTCGGCGGTTTTGGGCCGGAATGTCGATGTCGGCCAATATTTCTGGACCGAAGTTTCGACCGGAGTGCTTGGACTGTACAATGTGACGGCCGGGCCGGTTGCGACCGATACCGGCATCAGGGCGGCAACGTCCGCGCTGCTTTCGAGCATCGATACTATAGCGATGCTCGAAGGGCTGAGTGTGCCCACCGCCAAGCTCACGGAGGCGGCTGGGTCTGTCAGTCCATCCGTCTATCGGTCCTACTCTTTTGTGGCCGGCGACACGATTGAACATGTCGTCGTTGCGAGGGCGGCGGAACGCGGTTCCCTTCAGCTTATCCATGCCGCTGCTGGTGCGGCTTACACGGCCAACTTCGATCTCGAACAAGGGGTCGTCGCAAGCAGCTCCGGCGCGAACATCGTGAGCGCCTCCATCACGGACCTAGGCTCCGGATGGTATGAGTGCAAGGCCGTCGTTCTGGTCGCGGCGAACGTTACGAACAACGTGCAAGCCCGCATGTCGGCCTCTGGTGCCCTGCCATACGCAGCCGATGGCGTGAGCGGAATGTATATCCGCAGCATCGTGCTGCGCAAACAGGGCCTGACTGCTAACCTGTTCCCGAGCAGCCACCCGGCCAATGCTGCCTTCACCAAACAGAGCGTCACGGTCACCAGCACGACCAGCCCGAACGAGCCGGGCCTGGTCTCTCTCCCTCCGATTGTCGATGACCTCGACGTGCTCGTCAGAGGCCGGATGACGGCATCGAAGGTCGTTGAGCCGGCTGTTTCGGGAAGTCCCTCTATCTATCAGGCGAAATCTGTCGTCCTCGGCGATCTCATTGTCTGGGAGGTGATCGCCAAGAGGGCCGAACGAAAGCGGCTAAACCTTTTCTCCAACTCCGGGGCGAGCATCGACTGTACTTTCGACCTGGAATTAGGAACGGTTGCGCAAGGAGGCGCGGCGGTCACCGCCTCGAGCTGTTTGGCTCTCGGTAATGGCTGGTACAAGTGCCGGGTCGAGGCGACCGCTTCGGCCTCGGCGTCCTCGAATTGGCAACACCGCATTTTCAAAGATACGGGGGCGCATCCCTACGTCGGCGACGGCGTATCCGGTCTCTATATCCAGCGATCATCTTTCAGCCTCAACGGAGGGGCGAACATTTTCGGGTCGGCCGAGAACCTTTCCTCTGCCGGGTGGACTAAGAGCGCTGGTCTGACGGTCGTTGCCGACGCCGCCCTTTATCTCGGCTTGCTGGCCGACCCAACCGCCATTGGCGGCGATTCATACGACGACGGCTCGGCGGCGCTTGTCGGGAAAAAGTGGGCGGCGCTCGGCTCTAGCATCACAATCGGTGCCTACTATGCGCCTCTGCTCGCCGGCCAGACGGGCATGGTCCTGACTAATCTTGGCGTCAGCGGCTCGGCGCTGGGGCTTAGCACTACCGCATACCCGAGCTACGGAATGTCCAATAGGATCATCGACATTCCGGTCGACACGGAGCTAGTCACCCTAGAGCCCGGTCCGAACGCCTTTGGTGCGCAGGAGGCGCCTCTCGGTGCCTTTGGCGATACGACCTATGCCACCCACTATGGATCGCTTTGGGCGGCCTGCATCGCCATTCGGGCGCAGGCACCTAATGCCAAGATCGTCATGATCGGAACGTATAGCGGCGGTCCCGGCCATGCGACCCATCGAATTGGTCGCGTCAACGGCCAGGGCAACACGATGGACCAATTTTTCGAGGCCGAGCGCTATGTGGCACATGCGCTCGGCATTCCGTTCATCGACATTTCCCAGAGCGGCATGGGCTACCTTACGTCGACACTGTACATGTCGGACGAGCTACACCCGAATGCTGCCGGCAGTCTGCGCCATGCCACATACGACGCCGAATGCCTGCGTGAGATGGCGCGGAGGGGCCTGTTCGGTGCCTAG